One region of Kytococcus sedentarius DSM 20547 genomic DNA includes:
- a CDS encoding type II toxin-antitoxin system VapB family antitoxin, producing MALNIKNERVHQLAREAAALRGTSQTSALEAALEEYLERHAAGRRSEDERWERVTALVDQIRIDLQDAGSGSLSEELTDLYDDDGLPR from the coding sequence ATGGCCCTCAACATCAAGAACGAGCGCGTGCACCAGCTGGCACGGGAGGCGGCGGCGCTGCGCGGCACGTCCCAGACCAGTGCGCTCGAGGCTGCTTTGGAGGAGTACCTCGAGCGCCACGCGGCAGGGCGTCGGAGCGAGGACGAGCGGTGGGAGAGGGTGACGGCGCTGGTCGACCAGATCCGCATCGACCTGCAGGACGCGGGGAGTGGCTCCCTCAGTGAGGAACTGACGGACCTGTACGACGACGACGGGCTGCCCCGGTGA
- a CDS encoding GmrSD restriction endonuclease domain-containing protein — METAVRTPLDLLRQAQRLLVPLYQRRYVWDAEEQWQPLWQDILRTAGLRAEGANATHFLGAAVLQGTVARPGDLTTWEVVDGQQRLTTLQVAFDAVAGVLEELGHDRLVRQLTKLTHNDPDEVSDPADDLKFRHRNADGEPFRAVMNAPAPVAHGDLPGAEDRIVRAHAFFTTAAREHLAGADEDAAVALVDALRQGLQLVVISLGVDEDSQVIFETLNARGTPLTPADLIKNLIMHRVDAAGGDAERVWREQWSRFEGVFWTHRVSAGRMTLARSTLFLQQWLISRTGREVPLGRLFQEFKHYLEHESGQDIEELVLHIVQVAGIYRGLVEEAEGDSPDLTRAGLAFYRFGEVDTQVAIPVVLWLLDPRNGVEPGVAERAIVDLESWVMRRMMLRVTTADLGRVTARLIDELETASGQTADEVVRGHLAGLTASSTYWPGDAEVRRELLAAPAYRAFKRGRLRVLLEAVEDAERGFAAGTGRSGSRVMRRRMHIEHLLPQNWKPHWPVEDLAEELDRDAHVHRLGNLTLLTGKLNSSVSNRTWMGERGKWASLEEHDDNLMTRRVRREHSAWWDEAAIDARTEHMLDQLLATWPAPEGHEPTVGGEVTREHNSASVRDLVAAGLLQPGTRLTFRRRSDLPAAVVTEEGKLHVNGQDHTAPSAAGRAASGRGCNGWWEWRLPDGRRLHEVRDQLA, encoded by the coding sequence ATGGAAACCGCCGTCCGCACACCGCTCGACCTGCTGCGACAGGCCCAGAGGCTGCTGGTGCCGCTCTACCAGCGGCGCTACGTGTGGGACGCCGAGGAGCAGTGGCAACCGCTGTGGCAGGACATCCTGCGCACCGCCGGCCTGCGGGCCGAGGGCGCGAACGCCACCCACTTCCTGGGTGCCGCCGTGCTGCAGGGAACCGTCGCCCGCCCCGGCGACCTCACCACCTGGGAGGTCGTCGACGGCCAGCAGCGACTCACCACCCTGCAGGTCGCCTTCGACGCAGTGGCCGGGGTGCTCGAGGAGCTGGGCCACGACCGCTTGGTCCGGCAGCTGACCAAGCTCACGCACAACGACCCGGATGAGGTGTCCGACCCGGCGGACGACCTCAAGTTCCGCCACCGCAACGCCGATGGGGAACCCTTCCGCGCCGTGATGAACGCCCCCGCCCCGGTGGCCCACGGGGACCTCCCCGGCGCAGAAGACCGCATCGTGCGTGCCCACGCGTTCTTCACCACCGCGGCCCGGGAGCACCTGGCCGGAGCCGACGAGGACGCCGCCGTCGCCCTGGTGGATGCCCTGCGTCAGGGCCTGCAGCTGGTGGTCATCTCCTTGGGGGTGGACGAGGACTCCCAGGTCATCTTCGAGACCCTCAACGCCCGCGGCACTCCCCTCACACCCGCGGACCTCATCAAGAACCTGATCATGCACCGCGTGGACGCCGCCGGCGGCGATGCCGAGCGGGTCTGGCGTGAGCAGTGGTCGCGGTTCGAGGGCGTCTTCTGGACCCATCGGGTGAGCGCGGGCCGCATGACGCTGGCGCGCTCCACGTTGTTCCTGCAGCAGTGGCTCATCAGCCGCACCGGCCGGGAGGTGCCGTTGGGGCGGCTCTTCCAAGAGTTCAAGCACTACCTGGAGCACGAGAGCGGCCAGGACATCGAGGAGCTGGTGCTCCACATCGTGCAGGTGGCAGGCATCTACCGGGGCCTGGTCGAGGAGGCCGAGGGTGACAGCCCCGACCTGACGCGGGCCGGCCTGGCGTTCTACCGCTTCGGGGAAGTGGACACCCAGGTGGCGATCCCGGTGGTGCTGTGGCTGCTGGACCCGCGCAACGGCGTGGAGCCGGGAGTGGCCGAGCGCGCCATTGTGGACCTCGAGAGTTGGGTCATGAGGCGGATGATGCTGCGCGTCACCACGGCGGACCTCGGCCGCGTGACCGCGCGCCTCATCGACGAGCTGGAGACCGCGAGCGGACAGACGGCGGACGAGGTGGTGAGGGGGCACCTGGCGGGGCTCACCGCATCGAGCACCTACTGGCCAGGCGATGCCGAGGTGCGGCGCGAGTTGCTTGCCGCTCCGGCGTACCGGGCCTTCAAGCGGGGCCGTCTGCGGGTCCTGCTGGAGGCGGTGGAGGATGCCGAGCGCGGGTTCGCCGCGGGCACCGGGCGGTCGGGCTCGCGGGTGATGCGGCGGCGCATGCACATCGAGCACCTGCTGCCTCAGAACTGGAAGCCCCACTGGCCGGTGGAGGATTTGGCGGAGGAACTGGACCGAGACGCACACGTGCACCGGCTGGGGAACTTGACGTTGCTCACGGGGAAGTTGAACTCGTCGGTGTCGAACCGAACGTGGATGGGCGAGCGGGGCAAGTGGGCCTCGCTCGAGGAGCACGACGACAACCTGATGACGCGACGGGTGCGGAGGGAGCACTCGGCGTGGTGGGACGAGGCGGCGATCGACGCCCGGACCGAGCACATGCTCGACCAGCTGCTGGCCACGTGGCCTGCGCCGGAGGGGCATGAGCCCACGGTGGGTGGGGAGGTGACGCGCGAGCACAACAGCGCGAGCGTCAGGGACCTCGTGGCGGCAGGTCTGCTGCAACCGGGCACGAGGTTGACCTTCCGCCGTCGATCGGACCTTCCGGCGGCGGTGGTCACCGAGGAGGGGAAACTGCATGTCAACGGGCAGGACCACACAGCGCCGTCCGCTGCCGGCAGAGCGGCATCCGGCCGCGGATGCAATGGCTGGTGGGAGTGGCGACTCCCGGATGGCCGACGGCTGCACGAGGTGCGGGACCAACTTGCTTGA
- a CDS encoding DUF3883 domain-containing protein, giving the protein MSRLIGEVLQLRAQLIREHTQAPGLFREMAHVENLLAETYRARVLYELLQNSDDAGAAHVRVSITDERLAWSNDGRPFTSPDFEALCRSASSTKTRGDSSIGYRGIGFKAVASVAQHVEVRSAGLTLHFDRSAAAESLGSTAASTPLLRVPSAVEASALTPGAEFVIHLSPSTSEQLALHPISMLFLRNVESLELSRGDSIELWHCQREPDKVTLSVDGRSTVFHRMAEGDVQVLVPADPHALSLTGRRGRLCCFLPLDDELGLPAIASGPVLTDPSRTHATISDPATQAALETVGSLVGRLLMSSSSPASQRLWDLLMHGEDLRQVLLEGGTTIGSCVLSAAKRWMNSSEWHFSFSEIPLDATDVELVFPQGAPSALYREDSTSAARSLRTAFGAPTLRAGELANSGVAAQLSAPTRSRLSRRLLENARVEGRNLTEAEQNIVGSARASEPEATSPGLVDPRLQTQNSTTETFSGAMSRWRTAEVAVLEYLNQRGWELTDVSRQNVGYDLEGAADDGIPVHIEVKKVESKNSRFSLTNNEMSVMVGASNRYLLAIVIGDGASAQLALLDPLLDQVPRERVCRRWEWEYTDWSRFVTLVA; this is encoded by the coding sequence GTGAGCCGCCTCATCGGAGAGGTATTGCAGTTGCGCGCGCAACTCATCCGCGAGCACACTCAAGCACCCGGTTTGTTCCGTGAGATGGCACATGTGGAGAACCTGCTGGCCGAAACGTACAGGGCTCGCGTTCTTTACGAGTTGCTGCAGAACTCCGATGACGCTGGGGCGGCACATGTTCGCGTTTCCATCACTGACGAACGACTGGCGTGGTCCAATGATGGTCGCCCCTTCACGTCGCCCGACTTCGAGGCCCTGTGTCGCTCGGCCAGTTCAACCAAGACGCGCGGAGACTCCTCCATCGGCTACCGTGGGATCGGCTTCAAAGCCGTCGCCTCCGTCGCCCAGCATGTCGAGGTGCGCTCGGCTGGTCTAACGCTGCACTTCGACCGCTCAGCCGCCGCGGAGTCGCTCGGCAGCACAGCCGCAAGCACTCCCCTTCTCCGAGTCCCCTCAGCGGTCGAAGCGTCCGCTCTGACTCCGGGGGCAGAGTTCGTCATTCACCTCAGCCCCAGCACATCGGAGCAACTGGCACTTCACCCGATATCAATGCTCTTTCTGCGAAACGTCGAATCGCTGGAGTTGAGTCGGGGAGATAGTATTGAACTGTGGCATTGCCAGCGTGAACCGGACAAGGTCACGCTGAGTGTCGATGGACGGTCGACGGTGTTCCATCGAATGGCAGAGGGCGACGTGCAAGTACTCGTGCCAGCAGACCCGCACGCCTTGAGCCTCACCGGTCGACGGGGTCGGCTCTGTTGCTTCCTCCCCCTCGACGACGAACTGGGTCTACCTGCCATCGCATCCGGCCCGGTCCTCACAGATCCTTCACGAACGCACGCGACCATCTCGGATCCCGCAACGCAGGCTGCGCTCGAGACCGTCGGCTCGCTCGTCGGCCGACTTTTGATGAGTTCATCGAGCCCGGCAAGCCAACGACTCTGGGACCTCTTGATGCACGGGGAAGATCTACGTCAGGTTCTCCTCGAAGGAGGCACCACGATCGGGAGTTGCGTGCTCTCCGCGGCGAAGCGGTGGATGAACAGCTCAGAGTGGCACTTCTCTTTCAGCGAGATCCCGCTCGACGCTACGGATGTCGAGCTGGTCTTTCCCCAGGGTGCCCCCTCTGCCCTCTACCGGGAGGACTCGACAAGCGCGGCGAGGAGTCTTCGGACCGCCTTCGGAGCACCCACTCTTCGCGCTGGCGAGCTGGCCAACAGCGGAGTTGCCGCACAACTCTCTGCTCCCACGCGCTCGCGACTCAGCCGACGACTCCTTGAGAACGCCCGTGTCGAGGGGCGCAACCTCACCGAAGCGGAGCAGAACATCGTCGGGAGTGCCCGAGCCTCTGAACCCGAAGCCACCTCCCCGGGGCTAGTTGACCCTCGCCTTCAGACACAGAATTCAACCACCGAGACCTTCTCCGGAGCGATGAGCCGCTGGCGCACGGCCGAAGTCGCTGTACTGGAGTACCTCAATCAGCGTGGCTGGGAGCTCACAGATGTCTCACGACAGAACGTGGGGTATGACCTGGAGGGCGCGGCTGATGACGGCATCCCCGTGCACATCGAGGTCAAGAAGGTTGAATCGAAGAACTCACGCTTCTCCCTCACCAACAATGAGATGTCTGTAATGGTTGGCGCATCGAATCGCTACCTCTTAGCGATCGTCATCGGCGACGGCGCTTCTGCGCAGCTGGCGCTACTTGACCCCCTCCTCGACCAAGTCCCCCGCGAACGTGTCTGCCGTCGCTGGGAGTGGGAGTATACGGACTGGAGCCGATTCGTAACACTCGTCGCGTGA
- a CDS encoding M15 family metallopeptidase translates to MKKHLASTLAVLSALALGSAATAPMAMAGTAPAAATASTATTYTVTGASWLTLRTGPGVGYAKVSAVPKGYVITNATVLSNGWVRFTDNGRTVYTALRYLTAAPTATTYTVTGASWLTLRTGPGVGYAKVSAVPKGYVITNATVLSNGWVRFTDNGRTVYTALRYLTAAPTATTYTVTGASWLTLRTGPGVGYAKVSAVPKGYVITNATVLSNGWVRFTDNGRTVYTALRYLTAGATSQEPTTVVRHVRQKTDDLFVDVYDRKAASSSYDVHYLPRGGMVKGVVEGSWFHMPGGKYVPMAELTTTHTRYTGTNGRHHPSTLCNVQGTTVASHVLTACGAIGDLKGLNLAYKARFNEDLPWDECYRTYDTQVAYRQAFGTKAAVPGYSNHGSTTRPACDAPEDPRRFGFGTTRYTWLVQNGPSYGWVHPGWAKPWGKNPEYWHFEYVG, encoded by the coding sequence GTGAAGAAGCACCTCGCCAGTACCCTGGCCGTCCTCAGCGCCCTCGCGCTGGGAAGCGCCGCCACCGCCCCGATGGCGATGGCCGGGACCGCCCCCGCCGCCGCGACCGCATCCACAGCGACGACCTACACGGTCACGGGGGCGTCGTGGCTGACGCTGCGCACGGGGCCGGGCGTGGGGTACGCCAAGGTGAGTGCGGTGCCCAAGGGGTACGTCATCACCAATGCGACGGTGCTGTCGAACGGCTGGGTGAGGTTCACGGACAACGGGCGCACGGTGTACACCGCCCTGCGGTACCTCACGGCGGCCCCCACCGCGACGACCTACACGGTCACGGGGGCGTCGTGGCTGACGCTGCGCACGGGGCCGGGCGTGGGGTACGCCAAGGTGAGTGCGGTGCCCAAGGGGTACGTCATCACCAATGCGACGGTGCTGTCGAACGGCTGGGTGAGGTTCACGGACAACGGGCGCACGGTGTACACCGCCCTGCGGTACCTCACGGCGGCCCCCACCGCGACGACCTACACGGTCACGGGGGCGTCGTGGCTGACGCTGCGCACGGGGCCGGGCGTGGGGTACGCCAAGGTGAGTGCGGTGCCCAAGGGGTACGTCATCACCAATGCGACGGTGCTGTCGAACGGCTGGGTGAGGTTCACGGACAACGGGCGCACGGTGTACACCGCCCTGCGGTACCTCACGGCCGGCGCCACCTCCCAGGAGCCCACCACGGTGGTGCGCCACGTGCGGCAGAAGACCGACGACCTCTTCGTCGACGTCTACGACCGCAAGGCCGCCTCCAGCTCCTACGACGTGCACTACCTGCCCCGCGGCGGGATGGTCAAGGGCGTCGTCGAGGGGTCCTGGTTCCACATGCCCGGTGGCAAGTACGTCCCGATGGCGGAGCTGACCACCACGCACACCCGCTACACCGGGACGAACGGCCGCCACCACCCATCGACCCTGTGCAACGTGCAGGGCACGACCGTCGCCTCCCACGTGCTCACCGCCTGCGGCGCGATCGGGGACCTGAAGGGCCTCAACCTGGCCTACAAGGCGCGATTCAACGAGGACCTGCCGTGGGACGAGTGCTACCGCACCTACGACACGCAGGTGGCCTACCGCCAGGCGTTCGGCACCAAGGCGGCCGTGCCCGGGTACTCCAACCACGGGTCCACCACGCGTCCGGCCTGCGACGCCCCGGAGGACCCGCGCCGGTTCGGATTCGGCACCACCCGGTACACGTGGCTGGTGCAGAACGGTCCGAGCTACGGCTGGGTGCACCCGGGCTGGGCCAAGCCGTGGGGTAAGAACCCCGAGTACTGGCACTTCGAGTACGTCGGCTGA
- a CDS encoding acetamidase/formamidase family protein, which translates to MTTHLLPQHTGAPGISAEREPRLTVTPGAGDRITFETSDAAYAQMDEVRDLAKVTEPLNPVTGPVLVEGAEPGDVLAVTIHDIELGEHGWSVYIPGAGALAGPMGDEWFVRRVPLVDGHAQVAEGVSVPMAPMIGCIGVARPGGEMSTVMPTYPTGGNMDLTDAAVGSTVYLPVQVAGALLYIGDLHAVMSRGESSFVAIEAAGRATVSVDLVKAADGRSRRHRERAGLRGARRPGAGLGHPGLRGPLRRAHPGARVLQGRRIRADERGGPHRARRADRLAGPRPRAPLPQRRGRDPGADQHRVPARRGEAPRGVTGGRWPAAWAELQS; encoded by the coding sequence ATGACCACGCACCTGCTCCCCCAGCACACCGGCGCGCCCGGCATCTCCGCCGAGCGCGAGCCGCGACTCACCGTCACCCCCGGCGCCGGGGACCGCATCACCTTCGAGACGAGCGACGCCGCCTACGCCCAGATGGACGAGGTCCGCGACCTGGCGAAGGTCACCGAGCCGCTCAACCCGGTGACCGGGCCCGTGCTCGTCGAGGGCGCCGAGCCGGGCGACGTGCTGGCGGTGACCATCCACGACATCGAGCTCGGCGAGCACGGCTGGTCGGTCTACATCCCCGGGGCCGGTGCGCTGGCCGGTCCGATGGGCGACGAGTGGTTCGTCCGCCGGGTGCCGCTGGTCGACGGGCACGCCCAGGTGGCCGAGGGGGTGAGCGTGCCGATGGCGCCGATGATCGGCTGCATCGGCGTGGCCCGCCCCGGGGGCGAGATGTCCACGGTCATGCCGACCTACCCGACCGGCGGAAACATGGACCTCACCGACGCCGCCGTCGGCAGCACCGTCTACCTACCGGTGCAGGTGGCAGGCGCGCTGCTCTACATCGGCGACCTGCACGCGGTGATGAGCCGGGGCGAGTCGTCGTTCGTGGCCATCGAGGCGGCGGGGCGGGCGACCGTCTCGGTGGACCTGGTCAAGGCCGCTGACGGCCGCTCGCGTCGACACCGGGAACGAGCTGGTCTGCGTGGGGCTCGACGACCCGGTGCAGGACTCGGTCATCCAGGCCTACGAGGCCCTCTTCGCCGTGCTCACCCAGGAGCACGGGTACTCCAAGGACGACGCATACGCGCTGATGAGCGCGGTGGTCCACACCGAGCTCGGCGGGCCGACCGGCTCGCAGGACCCCGACCCCGTGCACCCCTTCCGCAGCGTCGGGGCCGTGACCCTGGCGCGGATCAGCACCGAGTACCTGCGCGGCGGGGCGAAGCACCCCGGGGCGTGACAGGGGGGCGTTGGCCGGCGGCGTGGGCTGAGTTGCAGTCATGA
- a CDS encoding LamG-like jellyroll fold domain-containing protein: MNTPSQPPAHPSAATPSRRALLTGGSTAALSGLLAVPAMAGAHPAATSEGHEPQGHGTPGRRGPHASPDLQFTLAVLPDTQYLFDDDSIVAEPLVASLKYLRRHRDELNLAFLAQLGDLTESGLPHEIAAFDDAWSIVRRARIPFATLTGNHDVDSSTTDQRGSTPYLQHFVRSTRESGVLAVSPDGYNSAHTFTAAGREWMVLALDWRLSEAGFAWADRMLTRHRHLPTILTTHDVIHADHGDGVGHLSDYGQDVWDRLIRRHDHVFLSINGHFWPTGRTVMTNDAGHETHLHLANYQQLYYGGAAALRLYRFDLARGVIDVETVVPWLETNEAADCALAREELTLTSDADRFSVEIDFAERFAGFAPEPTPQPRPAEAVLVRDTLAYWRWDQLPTGALDRAARIEDLSGHGNHLEVVSNGRRVEVVGEFHPGQPGHASLAFGGAVKDAGDYLRTVAGAPLNDDELERGYTIEAFFRMPQDWSDRDAWTSLLSRQGSAGEAGGTGGDAEEPVVSLNLSGERQLQFVSYPISQREGLTNWGHELRTDRWWHVAVVNDRKHTTMYVVGCPVARNPHTRNRGLRALDRRWLVGGYEWDGVLDAVTRTTLGDVRIVGRALSPREFMNQR; this comes from the coding sequence ATGAACACCCCCTCGCAGCCGCCTGCCCACCCGTCCGCCGCCACCCCCTCCCGTCGTGCCCTGCTCACCGGTGGGTCCACCGCCGCCCTGAGCGGCCTGCTCGCCGTTCCGGCGATGGCCGGTGCCCACCCGGCCGCCACCTCCGAGGGTCACGAGCCCCAGGGCCACGGCACGCCGGGCCGTCGTGGCCCCCACGCCTCGCCCGACCTCCAGTTCACCCTCGCCGTCCTGCCCGACACGCAGTACCTCTTCGACGACGACTCGATCGTCGCCGAGCCGCTCGTGGCCTCGCTGAAGTACCTCCGCCGCCACCGGGACGAGCTCAACCTGGCCTTCCTGGCCCAGCTCGGCGACCTCACCGAGAGCGGCCTGCCCCACGAGATCGCCGCCTTCGACGACGCGTGGTCGATCGTCCGCCGCGCCCGCATCCCCTTCGCGACGCTCACCGGCAACCACGACGTCGACTCCTCGACCACCGACCAGCGCGGCAGCACCCCCTACCTGCAGCACTTCGTCCGCTCCACCCGCGAGTCGGGCGTGCTGGCGGTCAGCCCCGACGGCTACAACAGCGCCCACACCTTCACCGCCGCCGGACGCGAGTGGATGGTGCTCGCCCTGGACTGGCGCCTCTCCGAGGCGGGTTTTGCCTGGGCCGATCGGATGCTCACGCGCCACCGACACCTGCCCACGATCCTCACCACCCACGACGTCATCCACGCCGACCACGGCGATGGGGTGGGCCACCTCTCCGACTACGGCCAGGACGTCTGGGACCGGCTGATCCGCCGCCACGACCACGTCTTCCTGAGCATCAACGGCCACTTCTGGCCCACCGGTCGCACGGTCATGACCAACGACGCTGGCCACGAGACCCACCTGCACCTGGCGAACTACCAGCAGCTCTACTACGGCGGTGCCGCTGCCCTGCGCCTGTACCGCTTCGACCTGGCCCGCGGCGTGATCGACGTCGAGACCGTCGTGCCCTGGCTGGAGACGAACGAGGCCGCCGACTGCGCCCTGGCCCGGGAGGAGCTCACCCTCACCTCTGATGCGGACCGCTTCAGCGTCGAGATCGACTTCGCCGAGCGCTTCGCGGGCTTCGCGCCGGAGCCCACCCCGCAGCCCCGCCCGGCCGAGGCGGTGCTGGTGCGCGACACCCTCGCCTACTGGCGGTGGGACCAGCTGCCCACGGGTGCGCTGGACCGGGCCGCCCGCATCGAGGACCTCTCCGGCCACGGGAACCACCTGGAGGTGGTGAGCAACGGCCGTCGTGTGGAGGTCGTCGGCGAGTTCCACCCCGGGCAGCCCGGCCACGCCAGCCTGGCCTTCGGTGGTGCGGTCAAGGACGCCGGGGACTACCTGCGGACCGTGGCCGGGGCCCCGCTCAACGACGACGAGCTCGAGCGCGGCTACACCATCGAGGCGTTCTTCCGGATGCCGCAGGACTGGTCCGACCGGGACGCCTGGACCTCGCTGCTCTCCCGCCAGGGGAGCGCCGGCGAGGCCGGCGGCACCGGGGGCGACGCCGAGGAGCCCGTGGTCTCGCTGAACCTTTCCGGGGAGCGCCAGCTGCAGTTCGTCTCCTACCCGATCTCCCAGCGCGAGGGGCTGACGAACTGGGGCCACGAGCTGCGCACCGACCGCTGGTGGCACGTGGCCGTGGTCAACGACCGCAAGCACACGACGATGTACGTCGTGGGCTGCCCCGTCGCCCGCAACCCGCACACCCGCAACCGTGGGCTGCGCGCCCTCGACCGTCGCTGGCTCGTGGGCGGCTACGAGTGGGACGGCGTGCTCGACGCCGTGACCCGGACGACGCTGGGTGACGTTCGCATCGTCGGGCGTGCTCTGAGCCCACGGGAGTTCATGAACCAGCGCTGA